gcattttaaatttcaattcTGAATGACCTAAGGTGGTATCTTAGGaatgcaataataatgatgacgattTTGAGTACGATGATAAGGACGGTGATAATGCTGATGATGATGGCAACGGCGATGCTGATGACGTCACTAAGACAACAGCTGAAacttgttttttaacttttccaaaaatttaattGGAGCCGTTGTGCTCCACTATTTGCACGCACTTTCTCTGGGTTCAAATCTCGCTCTGACCATAACCTAGATTCCACTTCGTAGGGTAACCAGTTGTGGTGATTTTTAGCTATCATGCTTAAGTGCTCTTCCACTATAAACAAAGCATTTACATATTTTTACAATTACTAAGTCGGGAAACTATGGTTGGGGGGGGGTAGGGGGAACAGGGGCGGGGTCCGATAGTAAGCCATCTGTAATAACCATCTGAAACAACTATGACTCCCAATGCGCCAAGTGCCAGGTATTCATGAAACACTCTTACTATACAAGTCTTGGTCGTGGATAAAGAAGATTTTAAGGCACTATTTAAAATAGGTTAAAGTGTGATTTTGCACAAGATAGATGTGAAGTCGACAGATTCTTAAGTCAGTGATAGAAAATGCAATTGCTGACTGTGTGTATCTTTCAGTGTATAAGTGCATTGACATAATAAAAATCAGTCCTTGACAAAGAGATCCCACGGTAAATTCCTAACCTTTGTGAAGATATGCTCTATATTTATACCAAAAACGAAACTTGGACTTTTTATTTAGGAGGTCGGATGGGCTCAACTCTAAACCAACCCAGTGAAGGTATGAATGGACCGACCACTTCAAAgtcctgaagaaaaaaaaatcgatttaaTTCGAATCCGGAGGGACTTCAAGGCATAAAAAGAAAGTTACTCTATCTTCAGCCATTTGTCGCTATAGAAGTTTTGCACgtcagccatattggatggtaGGACAATGAAaagtatttgcattagaaagaacatttgttcccatgggaaaaagaatctattgttcctgccatccaacatggctgccgtgcaaaacctcgaTAGAGCTTTTTCAGTGGCTTGATCACccgccatgtttttttttttttaacccaaactaaAGATATTTTTTGTCGAACAATCGAGTTCGATTCCCTGTGGATAAGCAAGGctctaatttttttccttttcggtAACTAACATGGGTACCGTGAGGTCATGTGCAAGTTGACTATGGGAACgaatttaaattttacataCGCTGTATAGGGTTGCTTTGGTTTTCGCACTGCATCGTGCGGTCATATTATGTGGCTGTCTAACTAAAGGCTTTTCTCTTGAAAGTAAGGGGACGACCTTTCTTTTTGAGTTAGCTTGTAAGAGAAAAGAAGCAGTGTTTAGTGCAAACAAGAAACTATTGTTTAATGTCATACAGTGTCGATTGTCTTTCAAACAGGTATAAAGAACGGGAGTCCAGCTCTTGTCAAATAACCTTTCTGCTTTTACCGACAGTCATGAATTTTTTATTGGTGTAACCTTGTTACTCGTTAGTTTGTTGATTGCCTCTCACATGGTTTTGttttgagaagaaaaaaatatggaTCTATTTGCGATACTGATATTCTGAGAGGTGAAGTGCAAATGACATTGTGATTCATCGACTTGAGGTGCCGAGCGAAGTACTGGAAAGGCAAAGCAATCAAAGCAAGGAAGTGAAATATCGAAAGCGATGAGGGTCTTTGTGTGAGGAGCGAAGGGAAATGACTTTTTGAAAGGGACTGAAAACTAGAAGTCACGATTTAATGACCCCAGTGGAGTGTGTGCAGGTATAAGTTTAGCAGACAGCAAAACAAGCCACTGATTTGGCAAGTGCTTTGGTTGCTTATCTTGCTAGACACCCAGCTTTCAATCAATCGTTGAATCGCTTCGGTTCTCCGCCATGGCAAAAATGCCATTAGTTTTCCTCCTAGCCTTGTTTCTCTTCGGTTGTGTTGTCGTGATTTTCTTCGATTGGATGAAGCCCTCTCGAGGCTCTTCTCTTTGTCTCTCAAAACATGATATCGTTGGAGGTTATGACCAGCTGTACGACGAATATTTCCCACGGTTTTATCACACCGCCGGGCTGCTTTCTCTTCCGTTTGATGACATTGTGGAACCCTTCGAGGCTTGGTTCGCTGGAGAAAAGAACATGAGCAGAATTGATTATTATTACGGTGAGTAAATTTGAAGATCTTAATTTCATGCTCCATTAAACTGTATGCTTTCATGTTGAATCAGTTTGCGTAGTCGGCGGTTACTGTCTTTGCACGAGTTGTCCCCGGTTGGAGTCAAAACACTTCTTTTTTAGGTTTTTGGAAATGGAAAGTTACTAAACTGAATTTGTGCGTTTTAAAAACGTTCAGTGGTACTCTACCTGTAAGTTGTCGAAATTGTTTTCGTTGAAACTGTCTAAAGCGTATTTTCTTAAACTTAACCATTCGTATAGTGTACCTGTTGAAACAAATAACCACGTTTATCAATTCTGCTCCATTATTGTGATTGGTCCTTCCTGAAAGGAGGTTGAACCTTCATGTATCCATACCAACCGTTGCATCAACAGTATCGAAGAATTCGTCTTGGAATTTGCGGTTATTGATAGCTGATTTTGGCTTTCTTTGGAACAACGATTGGTCGGGAGGTGGCTGTCACTCTTAAACTCACCTTAAAAAGACCTTGACACCTCGTGGTAGTTACAGGACGTTTCATTGTGCATAGTGTGTTGTTGACAGGTTGATGATGTAAGAACCATCATCTCAAGGCCCAGTTCAAAAGATTTTCATCTCTACCACGGCGAAGGTATCAATTGTTCTcattaaaacgtttctacaatgCATAGACGGGACAAGAGCCATTGCGAAAAAGCTGCTTTGAAAATTCCGGCCAAGCCAAGATTTagcaaatcgaatgtggtttagcgttgtCTGTCCTCTTATAGACAGGCGCATGCGTCGTCACAGTGGTTAAAATGTTATGGACTCATGAGGTGCAACAATATCAACgtcaatgaaatgtttttttttttcggagcgTGACCCAGATATCGTGATACAAAGAAAGAGCAACGccagcagccaatcagattgcaagattAGTAGCAATTATGGTAAAATAGCCAATCAAACCTTGAACAATCGAACCAACGCACAATTTCTGATTCAACTTTGATCTAACCGACCTACCAACATTGCTTTAGACATAGTAACTATGCTTTAGATGAGGAGCAAGTTGGAATATGATTCTTAATGCCTTACTCTCGTAGGCATGGACAAGACAATTCAGCGAGGGGACCTCGGTAAACATGGcattcttttcaaaatcgtaCCAATGCACGCGGAGATGAAGCCATCAGACGATACCTTTACAAGCTGTTGGCACAGAGCGGTGCCAACGTGGTTACCACGTGCAGGACAGAGCGTCATACCAACCAACCTCTCTGACTTCAAGGTAAAAGAACAACATGACCAGATGCCATTGCTGTAAAGTGCAATGATTATGTTTGAGGAGTTCTCATCATTAGTGATGGTGAAGTTGACGAGAAGGGTGATGGTACACTTTGTGACGCCTAATTGACGTCGGCGTGTGTCTAATTGAGTGTTAGCCCAGAAGCATCTGGTCGCCATTAATTCACTTTTGCATTTACTTTTAAGaaaatttctttcttgattCTTGAACATTGGCGATTGCGCACCTTGTTTAAattgtttgctgttttttacAGGACCTGTTTGACTTCATTCGTTTCCTTTTTGATGTATCAAAGTTTTTTATGTCCTTGTAATTTGATTCAGTTCGTTTCAGAAGAATATCACCGTGGTTTACTGTGTTTAAAATACGAGAGGAAAAACAAGCAGTACAACAAGACCAACACATACAGCTTGTACATCTCAAAGCACAAGCCACACAAGCCGTTGCGGTACGAGATGACGGGATATGACGACATGCTTGCGTCACATTATGATCACTACGTAATAGACTACGTAACATTTGAGCCTTGGATGTTCAACTATACACTATTTAATCTGCCCGAAGGTAAGGAATTTTCTACAGGAACGATCAATTGCGGTATTAGTCGACCAAGTAGATACTTTTGGGTCCTTTATTTTTAATAACAGCCATAAATGTGACTGCTAAGACCGAGGCAATTCTCGTCTCAAGTACGGCTTAAGGTTTGGCTTTCCTATCTCAAATGGCAGCTAACACCTTTCACTGAAAAAGTCACTATGAACATCAATTAAGTCATCCACTTGCGACAGTGGATTGAATACCCGGCTCTTTCATTTTCTCCTGCCACTCTGTATTCATGTATCCACTCGATCTAAGCTCTCGAGACAGTTCTCTAGGTATCGTTATTAAATTCAATGGCTTTATGGGATGGCTGGAATTGTTTAAATTTCCAAAAGGAACTTATGTTTGTCGAAAAAATCGCGGCTGAAGTCATCGCCAGGCTTCCTTCGATGTGCAAACGTTGAGAACCCAGTGCCCTTAAAGAGAGCTGCAACTACCATTCTTTGCTTACCTCACGAAGACCTTTTATTTCAATTGAAAGTTCatcatgtaatatatcaaacacgaggaagagtgtttcatcagatatccaaacactaagaagtgggttgaaaaaacgaggcgcagccgagtttttttaaccaacttcgaagtgtttggatatctgatgaaacactcttcctcgtgcttgatatagcttctcaaagcattgataattcttggagaaaatcaaagcaaaactcctccgaattttatgataattaggatcacatatccaaatctcattcacggtagtgattttctttgttttctcttcatgaattattaatgagtttgagaatgtcaattgaatttttttcacaggctcaaaatgcagaaaaaaggcaaagaaactCCATTCGCGCTATTTGGCAAACCCCATGGCAGAGTACATGCATTTTAGCCACCATAAAGATGGCGAGTTGGACAGTGCTTACAAAGAATATAAAACTATCCATTATAAAAAGTACACTTTACCAGTGGAACATGAGCAGCGAAAACACATCTTCAAACACAATCTGAGGTgatatttattttgaaaggTTTAGGAAaatagtttttattgaaatcaaaattaGAACAAATTGTccttaaaaaagcaaattctcGCTTGGACTCGACTTGAAACTATGGCTGAGGTTTAAAATGCGGAAGTACAATGGAGGGACGGTGTTTTGTTGGAAGTGTGTCAGGTGAATGGGGATGGTCGAATATTCCACGTCTCATCGTCTTGTTTCATTCGTGCCTTCGACACTCCGCTTAGCTGCCCTTTCAAACTTTGCCTGACTAATATGATCTTCGATGATCATCTGTGATCTTTTGCGTTTGTAGGTACATTCGCTCCAAGAACCGTCAAAATCTGAAATTTAAATTGACTCCAAACAACTTTACTGACATGACAGAAGACGAAGTGAACCAACACCGTGGTCTTCTTCACGATAAAGAAGATCGCATGAAACCCAAGCACTCAGGAATGTTAAAATTCAATGAGGCAGCGGTGGACTCTATTCCCGATGAACTTGACTGGAGAGATTACGGTAAGAGTGCTCAAAACCTGCTCGGAGGATTTGGATGTTTTCCGAGTATGCCCGTTCTGTCATCGATTGAAATATTCGGGATTCCAACTATTGATGGtcttttgtttgctttgatggACCAAGGTGCAGTAACTCGTGTTCACAGTCAGGGATTGTGTGGATCTTGCTGGACATTTTCAGCCCTAGGAGCAGTGGAGGGGGCTCATTTCCTTAAGGTAAACCCCGCATAATATTCAGCTAATTTGTCGACCTGTTGACAATCATGTGTTCTTGCCCTTGGAATtcaatttgaaaataatatcaACTGCCTCCCAAAAACTGCCTTGCCAAAAACATTACAAAGCCAAATCATATTTCTTCGATCATGGTTTATACGTGTCAAAGTGTTGCTAAAAGAAACATCTGAATGTATTTCCGTGGTATGAAAAACAAGCTGTCACTGAGTCCCGAAGGAGTTACTTGGGATTGgattaaataaaattttcctcAGCTTTTATTCTTACTTCTATTGCTCGACAGACTGGAAAACTCGTTGAACTCTCTAATCAGGAGTTGATTGATTGCTCGTGGGCTGCTGGGAATCATGGTTGTCGGGGTGGATTTCAGGATCGAACGCTCAAGTGGGTGAAACAGAATGGCGTGGCCCTGAAACGAGATTACGGTCCTTATCTCGCTCAAGTAAGCCTATTGTACAGATATTTTAAATCAATTTATGAAGAACCCTTCCTTGCTacaagtttcttttcttttgttattgccAGCCCAAGAGAAGAAGTCTCTTCGTGCCTCAAGTCTAAAAGGGCTTTGAACCAACCAGTATCCATTTTTGGGTTTCTTGTCGCTGTTGTGTTTACTTCTTTGTCTACGGACTGGATCGTTGTAAATAGTCAAGTGGTTGATCCCTGCTAGTTTAGGTTCCAGTTGTTGGTTCATTTGTACAGTGCATTTGAGTATACCCACATGGGAACGGCACCATTTGTTGTTAGGTTGGTCAAACTTCGCCTAATCACATTTTATTGCTCTTTCAGGAAGGTTTCTGTCATTGTGGCGAATCGGAGAATTGCACCGTCGCACACATTAAAGGTTTTGTGAGGGTACCTAAGAACAATTCTGAGGCCCTGAAATATGCTTTAGTCACTCACGGCCCGATAGCATCTTCCGTCAACTCGGACAGAAAGTCTTTTCGATTTTACAGCCACGGTATCTATGATGACCCTGAATGTGGTGAGTAAAGTGATAGTTTTTCGTTTGA
The Acropora muricata isolate sample 2 chromosome 3, ASM3666990v1, whole genome shotgun sequence genome window above contains:
- the LOC136910394 gene encoding cathepsin K-like isoform X1, encoding MAKMPLVFLLALFLFGCVVVIFFDWMKPSRGSSLCLSKHDIVGGYDQLYDEYFPRFYHTAGLLSLPFDDIVEPFEAWFAGEKNMSRIDYYYGMDKTIQRGDLGKHGILFKIVPMHAEMKPSDDTFTSCWHRAVPTWLPRAGQSVIPTNLSDFKFVSEEYHRGLLCLKYERKNKQYNKTNTYSLYISKHKPHKPLRYEMTGYDDMLASHYDHYVIDYVTFEPWMFNYTLFNLPEGSKCRKKAKKLHSRYLANPMAEYMHFSHHKDGELDSAYKEYKTIHYKKYTLPVEHEQRKHIFKHNLRYIRSKNRQNLKFKLTPNNFTDMTEDEVNQHRGLLHDKEDRMKPKHSGMLKFNEAAVDSIPDELDWRDYGAVTRVHSQGLCGSCWTFSALGAVEGAHFLKTGKLVELSNQELIDCSWAAGNHGCRGGFQDRTLKWVKQNGVALKRDYGPYLAQEGFCHCGESENCTVAHIKGFVRVPKNNSEALKYALVTHGPIASSVNSDRKSFRFYSHGIYDDPECGKKTNHAILTVGYGTHKNISYWIIKNSWGQLWGDNGFIKIAMKNDRCGLTHGPLLAIKKDASVLEFPFKNLKRVPRQRVRSFTEEELTILPF
- the LOC136910394 gene encoding counting factor associated protein D-like isoform X2 yields the protein MAKMPLVFLLALFLFGCVVVIFFDWMKPSRGSSLCLSKHDIVGGYDQLYDEYFPRFYHTAGLLSLPFDDIVEPFEAWFAGEKNMSRIDYYYGMDKTIQRGDLGKHGILFKIVPMHAEMKPSDDTFTSCWHRAVPTWLPRAGQSVIPTNLSDFKFVSEEYHRGLLCLKYERKNKQYNKTNTYSLYISKHKPHKPLRYEMTGYDDMLASHYDHYVIDYVTFEPWMFNYTLFNLPEGSKCRKKAKKLHSRYLANPMAEYMHFSHHKDGELDSAYKEYKTIHYKKYTLPVEHEQRKHIFKHNLRYIRSKNRQNLKFKLTPNNFTDMTEDEVNQHRGLLHDKEDRMKPKHSGMLKFNEAAVDSIPDELDWRDYGAVTRVHSQGLCGSCWTFSALGAVEGAHFLKTGKLVELSNQELIDCSWAAGNHGCRGGFQDRTLKWVKQNGVALKRDYGPYLAQVSVIVANRRIAPSHTLKVL